The following are encoded together in the Triticum dicoccoides isolate Atlit2015 ecotype Zavitan chromosome 6B, WEW_v2.0, whole genome shotgun sequence genome:
- the LOC119323892 gene encoding myosin heavy chain, cardiac muscle isoform-like produces the protein MDKTSTGSKKFRIQIEEQAHATAATQERNSQLSQQVNDLEDQLQAERANTQERINLERAEREQLEERLKEERVERERLLQEERTSRLEFEKNMMAKFVELSKQIETQQVPTKRVDKENSNPNLQNILSQTSSPNKTPGSRSTAISSNALIQAAARQSRMYKAMDPKN, from the exons ATGGACAAAACTTCAACTGGTTCTAAAAAGTTCCGTATCCAGATTGAAGAGCAAGCTCATGCTACAGCAGCCACCCAGGAGCGAAACTCTCAGCTCAGCCAGCAGGTCAATGACTTAGAAGATCAACTACAAGCTGAACGTGCTAACACACAAGAGAGGATTAACTTGGAGCGTGCTGAGAGAGAACAACTTGAGGAGAGGTTAAAAGAAGAGCGTGTTGAAAGGGAAAGATTGTTGCAAGAGGAGCGAACATCAAGACTGGAATTTGAAAAAAACATGATGGCAAAGTTTGTAGAATTGAGCAAACAGATAGAAACCCAACAG GTTCCTACGAAGAGGGTTGACAAAGAAAATAGTAATCCAAACTTGCAAAATATTCTTTCACAGACATCTAGTCCTAATAAGACTCCAGGTTCAAGGTCGACTGCTATTTCTTCAAATGCGCTCATACAAGCTGCAGCAAGGCAATCTCGAATGTATAAAGCAATG